A genomic window from Planctomycetota bacterium includes:
- a CDS encoding DNA-3-methyladenine glycosylase 2 family protein produces the protein MPPAFDPQHATDHLSAVDRRLAKLIERVGPFTLKPQRLHNPFQSLLRAIVYQQLSGKAAATIHERLSNIVSNERGPHPELIMAAPDAQLRGAGLSRNKLLAIRDLSTKTLDGTVPSLVAMRKMTDQEIVDRLVQVRGIGPWTVEMMLIFRLGRPDVLPAHDLGVRKGFMLTYGLKELPAPMELKQRGERWRPYRSVASWYMWRACEVYQKKEQPAVNPLVNGAKKTKRG, from the coding sequence ATGCCGCCGGCCTTTGACCCACAACACGCGACCGACCATCTTTCCGCCGTCGACCGGCGATTGGCCAAGCTGATCGAACGGGTCGGGCCGTTCACGCTGAAGCCGCAACGGCTGCACAACCCGTTTCAATCGCTGCTGCGGGCGATCGTCTATCAACAACTGTCGGGCAAGGCGGCCGCCACCATTCACGAACGATTGTCGAACATCGTGTCGAACGAGCGCGGGCCGCATCCCGAGCTGATCATGGCCGCGCCCGACGCCCAGTTGCGCGGGGCGGGCTTGTCGCGGAACAAGCTGCTGGCGATTCGCGATCTGTCGACCAAGACGCTCGATGGCACGGTGCCGTCGCTCGTGGCCATGCGCAAGATGACCGATCAGGAGATCGTCGATCGACTGGTCCAGGTGCGCGGCATTGGCCCGTGGACGGTCGAGATGATGTTGATCTTCCGGCTGGGGCGACCCGATGTGCTACCGGCTCACGACCTGGGCGTGCGCAAAGGGTTCATGTTGACCTACGGGCTGAAGGAGCTGCCGGCGCCGATGGAGTTGAAGCAGCGCGGCGAACGCTGGCGGCCGTACCGCTCGGTGGCCAGTTGGTACATGTGGCGGGCGTGCGAGGTGTATCAGAAGAAAGAACAGCCGGCCGTGAACCCGCTGGTGAATGGTGCTAAAAAAACGAAGCGCGGGTAG